A genomic window from Lycium barbarum isolate Lr01 chromosome 4, ASM1917538v2, whole genome shotgun sequence includes:
- the LOC132638698 gene encoding peroxidase 27-like produces MATLKFLSFLIVQLFLVLEVANSQRVEVGFYKKTCPNVETIVKETTAHYISRAPTLAAPLLRMHFHDCFVRGCDGSVLLNSTNGNQAEKDAIPNQSLRGFQVIDAAKSALEKECPGTVSCSDILALAARDAVSLINGPSWPVPLGRRDGRVSILSEASKNLPTPFDNFTTLKTTFGALGLNVKDLVVLSGGHTIGMSHCFSFSSRLYNFTGKGDIDPNMDQNYINRLKIKCKPNDVTTIVEMDPGSFKSFDTDYYTMVAKRRGGLFQSDAALLTSSTTKPFIDQLVQGSLKEFYTEFAKAMEKMGKIELKTGSNGEIRKQCAVVN; encoded by the exons ATGGCAACATTAAAATTTCTTTCATTTCTCATTGTTCAACTTTTTTTGGTCTTGGAAGTTGCCAATTCACAACGGGTGGAAGTAGGGTTCTACAAGAAAACATGTCCAAATGTAGAGACAATTGTGAAAGAAACAACAGCTCACTACATTTCTCGTGCTCCTACTCTTGCTGCTCCATTGTTGAGAATGCATTTTCATGATTGTTTTGTTAGG GGATGTGATGGTTCAGTGCTACTGAACTCAACAAATGGAAATCAAGCTGAGAAAGATGCAATTCCAAACCAAAGCCTGAGAGGGTTCCAAGTGATTGATGCTGCTAAATCTGCTTTAGAGAAAGAGTGTCCTGGCACTGTCTCTTGCTCTGATATTTTAGCCTTAGCTGCCCGTGATGCTGTTTCACTG ATCAATGGACCAAGTTGGCCAGTTCCCTTGGGAAGAAGAGATGGAAGAGTCTCAATCCTCTCAGAGGCCTCAAAAAACCTGCCAACTCCTTTTGATAACTTCACTACTCTTAAAACAACATTTGGTGCACTGGGCCTAAATGTAAAAGACCTTGTTGTTCTATCAG GAGGACACACAATTGGGATGTCACATTGCTTTTCCTTCTCGAGCCGTTTGTACAATTTCACTGGCAAAGGTGACATCGACCCAAACATGGACCAAAACTACATTAATCGTTTGAAGATCAAATGTAAGCCCAATGATGTGACCACAATTGTTGAAATGGACCCTGGAAGTTTCAAGAGTTTTGACACTGATTATTACACTATGGTTGCCAAAAGAAGAGG AGGCCTTTTCCAATCTGATGCAGCCTTATTAACAAGTTCTACGACAAAGCCATTTATCGATCAACTAGTACAAGGATCACTCAAAGAGTTCTATACTGAATTTGCTAAGGCCATGGAGAAAATGGGCAAAATTGAACTTAAGACTGGTTCTAATGGTGAAATTAGGAAGCAATGTGCAGTTGTGAATTAA